GCCAAGGACGAGATGTTTGCCTATACCGACACCAAGCAGTCGCCCTGGTATGTTGTCAATGCCGATATCAAGCGCCACGCCCGGCTCAACTGCATCAGTCACCTGCTCAGCCTGATCCCGTACGAGGATCTGACGCCGGACCCGA
The nucleotide sequence above comes from Phycisphaerae bacterium. Encoded proteins:
- a CDS encoding polyphosphate kinase 2 — protein: AKDEMFAYTDTKQSPWYVVNADIKRHARLNCISHLLSLIPYEDLTPDPIKLPPRQVDSGYVRPPFSEQTFVPDRYGKAVKN